A genomic window from Flavobacterium azooxidireducens includes:
- a CDS encoding RteC domain-containing protein, with the protein MKNFANQLFLQLDLQLTKILPLVEEDPIQNCSLAINILMEGYEKLRTSYINHTTSQEEEIDFFKNWKPKLTSQIIYFNEMFNIECNKPVASEKTIRKYYNTQLKKREQFFIDNAEFYRYYRKGNQYLDDKYFLRNQQDSKLVMDSFYFQIDKLFATSHDYKVAQILSNEKLQIYLIAKLKSSTESKAFHQEKVLKWTGSKVGIIELIYALHTEGVFNHGAADIGEIVQGFSRTFDIDLGQFHRTFYEITNRKSERTKFITSLRENLLNRMNNSDEHQRLP; encoded by the coding sequence ATGAAAAACTTCGCAAACCAACTCTTCCTCCAACTAGATCTACAACTAACCAAAATCCTCCCATTAGTGGAAGAAGACCCAATTCAAAATTGCTCGTTAGCAATCAACATATTAATGGAGGGATATGAAAAGTTAAGAACCTCGTACATCAACCATACAACAAGTCAAGAGGAAGAAATTGATTTCTTTAAAAATTGGAAACCTAAATTGACAAGCCAAATTATCTACTTCAACGAAATGTTTAATATAGAATGTAATAAACCGGTCGCCTCAGAAAAAACAATTCGAAAGTACTACAACACCCAACTAAAAAAGCGGGAACAGTTTTTTATAGATAATGCAGAGTTTTATAGATATTACCGCAAAGGAAATCAGTACCTAGATGATAAATATTTTCTAAGAAATCAACAAGATAGTAAATTGGTAATGGATAGCTTCTATTTCCAAATAGACAAATTGTTTGCAACCTCACACGACTACAAAGTAGCTCAAATTTTATCCAACGAAAAACTGCAAATCTACCTTATTGCTAAATTAAAAAGCTCAACAGAATCAAAAGCATTTCACCAAGAAAAAGTCCTCAAATGGACAGGCTCCAAAGTGGGAATAATCGAGCTAATTTATGCCTTACACACCGAAGGAGTATTCAATCACGGAGCAGCAGACATTGGAGAAATTGTACAAGGGTTCAGTAGAACATTTGACATAGACCTAGGTCAGTTCCACAGAACATTCTACGAAATCACAAACAGAAAATCCGAACGAACAAAATTCATTACTTCATTAAGAGAAAACCTCCTAAACAGAATGAACAATTCAGATGAACACCAAAGGCTACCCTAA
- a CDS encoding helix-turn-helix transcriptional regulator, with the protein MSVSNQGDKLRIIYQLLFDLATGRRIIDLDLTTLDDDYDAILLTLLEQGERIRKLVLEQGMVPPYASFQHLNQFVFVLDNHYRIVDFNFTVVERLKYTSEAIQSLLFETLLDDSSKLVWNALLEQVNAETHFFVTTELLFLTSDGFKLPLFCTVSNSLVNQLVFVITVKVFLKDTPFLKSIPSAITEKVKAEVAVIENVHAYILEHLDAPLPSLKSLALLFGSEEHKIRNGFREHYHTSVYQFYQDERLKKAYLLIMQTDLPLKEIAYQCGFGMYLNFYKAFRKKYGFSPSVLSRK; encoded by the coding sequence ATGTCCGTTTCAAATCAAGGAGATAAACTCAGGATTATTTATCAGTTGTTATTTGACTTGGCAACCGGTAGAAGAATCATTGATTTGGATTTGACCACTTTGGATGATGACTATGATGCCATTTTATTGACTTTACTAGAACAAGGTGAGCGAATTCGAAAATTGGTTTTGGAGCAGGGTATGGTTCCGCCTTATGCGAGTTTTCAACATTTGAATCAATTTGTATTTGTTTTGGATAACCATTACAGAATAGTCGATTTTAATTTTACTGTTGTTGAACGGTTGAAGTATACATCAGAAGCTATTCAGAGTCTGCTTTTTGAAACGTTGTTGGATGATTCTTCTAAATTGGTTTGGAATGCTTTACTAGAGCAGGTTAATGCTGAGACTCATTTTTTTGTTACTACGGAATTGCTGTTTTTGACCTCCGATGGATTTAAGCTGCCTTTATTTTGTACGGTTAGCAATAGCCTTGTAAATCAGCTGGTGTTTGTGATCACGGTGAAGGTTTTTTTGAAAGATACTCCTTTTTTGAAGTCGATTCCTTCTGCTATTACAGAAAAAGTGAAAGCTGAGGTAGCTGTTATTGAAAACGTGCATGCTTATATCTTAGAGCATTTGGATGCTCCTTTGCCTTCTCTTAAATCGTTGGCTTTGCTTTTTGGGAGTGAAGAACATAAAATCAGGAATGGCTTCCGGGAGCATTATCATACTAGTGTGTATCAATTTTATCAGGATGAACGGCTGAAGAAAGCATATTTGCTCATTATGCAAACTGATTTACCATTGAAAGAGATTGCGTATCAGTGTGGGTTTGGGATGTATTTGAATTTTTATAAGGCTTTTAGGAAGAAGTATGGGTTTTCGCCGAGTGTGTTGAGTAGGAAGTAG
- a CDS encoding MauE/DoxX family redox-associated membrane protein, producing the protein MNLERIKNSVVLTVSYLYVLLFVYAAVSKLLDFENFQVQLGQSPLLSAHSIIISWLVPLVELVIAVALLFNRLRFWSIYFAFFLMSLFTFYIYVILNFTNDIPCSCGGVLEDLNWTEHLIFNLVFVFLAVVVLWILKEDFSCSVLNFQTNRITATFSVLALVLVTLLVCFGIIWTLFKTSDYIISKENPFIRKFSVRPVEFVKQIDLDFNSYYIAGYDEGVIYLGNYTAPLHVLTIDSSLTYKKEEKILIDKNNYSFRSLHLKVLPPFFYLSDGAVPILYTGNTVEWVGTTHTIIQPYFSKIVPMDTMNFVFRGLSSDTNENIIGLFSLDQKDTLQLLPRLLEKQSKHDGLFDTDGHLIYSKELSRFIYVYAYRNEFIVADQFGRLDYRGNTIDTVSRTRLKIATTSDGKEKVLSKPGLLVNGSAFVHRHLLFVDSRLRGKFEKKSVFERSTTFDVYDLRKRKYLMSFYIPHLNGKKLHSYFVTDDNLYVLVNQQVIVYRFKNNLKKEFE; encoded by the coding sequence ATGAATTTGGAAAGAATAAAAAATAGTGTTGTTTTGACTGTGAGTTACTTGTATGTTTTGCTGTTTGTTTATGCGGCGGTGAGTAAGTTGTTGGATTTTGAGAATTTTCAGGTGCAGTTGGGACAATCGCCTTTGTTGAGTGCTCATTCTATCATTATCTCTTGGTTAGTGCCGCTTGTTGAATTAGTGATTGCGGTGGCATTGCTTTTTAATCGTCTCCGGTTTTGGAGCATCTATTTTGCTTTTTTTCTGATGTCATTGTTTACTTTTTATATTTATGTTATCCTCAATTTTACAAATGATATACCGTGCTCTTGTGGAGGAGTATTGGAGGATTTAAATTGGACAGAACATTTGATTTTTAATTTGGTGTTTGTTTTTTTAGCGGTTGTTGTTTTATGGATTTTAAAAGAAGATTTTAGCTGTTCTGTTCTTAATTTTCAAACTAACCGAATTACTGCTACTTTTTCTGTTTTAGCATTGGTTTTAGTTACTCTGTTGGTTTGCTTTGGTATAATTTGGACGCTTTTCAAAACATCGGATTATATCATTAGTAAAGAAAATCCATTTATAAGAAAGTTTTCCGTGCGACCTGTTGAATTTGTAAAGCAAATTGATCTAGATTTTAACTCTTATTATATTGCAGGATATGATGAAGGTGTTATTTATTTAGGAAATTATACTGCACCGCTTCATGTTTTAACTATTGATAGTTCATTAACCTATAAAAAGGAAGAAAAAATACTTATTGACAAGAACAATTATTCCTTTCGATCTCTACATTTAAAAGTACTACCTCCTTTTTTTTATTTGTCAGATGGAGCCGTTCCTATACTCTACACCGGAAATACTGTGGAATGGGTAGGAACTACTCATACAATTATACAACCTTATTTTTCTAAAATTGTCCCCATGGATACTATGAATTTTGTTTTTAGAGGGTTGAGCAGTGATACGAATGAAAACATAATTGGTCTGTTTTCACTTGACCAAAAAGATACGTTGCAACTTTTGCCCCGTTTGCTAGAAAAGCAATCTAAACATGACGGTTTATTTGATACTGACGGTCATTTGATTTATAGTAAGGAGCTTTCGAGATTCATTTATGTGTATGCTTATCGCAATGAATTTATTGTTGCAGATCAGTTTGGGAGGCTTGATTATCGGGGAAATACTATTGATACAGTTAGTCGAACACGTTTAAAAATTGCCACCACTAGTGATGGAAAGGAAAAAGTTCTATCTAAACCTGGTTTGTTAGTCAATGGATCTGCATTTGTTCATCGTCATTTGTTATTTGTTGATTCACGCTTAAGAGGGAAATTTGAAAAGAAATCTGTGTTTGAACGCAGCACTACATTTGATGTGTATGATTTGAGAAAGCGAAAGTATCTCATGAGTTTTTATATACCTCATTTGAATGGAAAAAAACTACATTCTTATTTTGTTACTGATGATAACTTGTATGTACTTGTTAATCAGCAAGTGATTGTTTACCGATTTAAAAATAATTTAAAGAAGGAATTTGAATAG
- a CDS encoding DUF6520 family protein, translating to MMPMFVFVLGIAGAFATMSMNAVEDPILRIGWAEDEDSVPCQISVQCQTEGNVMCRHNDTGPLAYEKTGPTSCPVQLFKVGS from the coding sequence ATGATGCCGATGTTCGTGTTTGTACTTGGCATCGCAGGAGCATTTGCGACCATGTCGATGAATGCTGTAGAAGATCCAATTCTACGCATCGGATGGGCTGAAGATGAAGATTCGGTTCCTTGTCAAATCTCAGTTCAATGTCAGACTGAAGGAAACGTTATGTGTAGACATAATGACACCGGACCACTGGCTTATGAAAAAACCGGGCCAACGTCCTGCCCGGTTCAGTTATTTAAAGTAGGTAGTTAG
- a CDS encoding S9 family peptidase, translated as MKYIIIHNKNTFQKSNRFWKVYSTTIQVLICILMLFSVTAQTQTKKKLTEQDYHKWGDIHLKEVSSDGKWISYNVNYSDQKDTLIVKSTSTNKTYTFPNGYNGSFSNSNWFAAKNPTGISLLNLKSGKKLNVNNGNAFGFSNNGKLLIYCSKESANSSKLEVIEVDKSKTVLSINGVFNFKFNPEKDKIIFNRVNEGKSTAEIISLNTLEHKTITPPSEFNFHGFEWSKNGKGIVFFKKVNPKEGKQQNTIFLYSVDTNKKSEFNTVEHPDFPPNSAIVPFGNYKLAVSDDLQRVVFAVDSPQNNNTSQSTVQIWAGNAPWIFPEQQVWDTNNTAKMAIWFPQKNTFRLINDKEFPWIMFTPDFKQAILSNKKMYEPQFDVALGPMDFYIENLATKQREIMLTKQSSYVQVTLPSPKGRFIAYFKESNWWIYNVESNTHSNITASLKSDFETIKSDRPTENTALGCPGWTANDKSILLYDRFDIWEINPINGNAERLTKGKEQEIQFRFSKEDNGFDGKANYDGWVSDVVNLEGDIFLNAIFKNGSKGLYSWTRSDRERKLTTTFNKINQIKSNNNTVVYKEQSYDLPPQIVAINPNVKRKVIARSNKHHSNYQWPKVKEIEYVNSKNQKLKGFLYFPVDYKAEQKYPMIVHIYEKQSYKMHNYIVPETYSSEGFNVIDFSVAGYFVFFPDITYEIGNLGHSAVDCTLAGTKAVIDMGIVDEKKIGLIGHSFGGYETDFIITQTDVFATAVAGAAATDMRSFYLTLNWQTGKPDMWRFENQQWRMGKSYFEDKIGYEKNSPLNHIENIKTPLLSWAGNQDKQVDWRQSIEFYLAMRRLNKKHILLLYDGESHSITNDKNQKDLSVRIKQWFNHFLKDDQTQDWILDSIK; from the coding sequence ATGAAATATATAATAATTCACAACAAAAATACTTTTCAAAAAAGCAATAGATTTTGGAAAGTCTATTCCACAACAATACAGGTTTTAATCTGTATCCTAATGCTATTCTCGGTAACTGCTCAAACCCAAACCAAAAAAAAATTAACAGAACAAGACTACCATAAATGGGGAGATATACACTTGAAAGAAGTATCTTCAGATGGAAAATGGATAAGCTATAACGTAAATTATAGTGATCAAAAAGATACATTAATAGTAAAAAGCACTTCAACAAACAAAACATACACGTTCCCTAATGGATACAATGGTTCTTTTTCTAATTCAAATTGGTTCGCAGCTAAAAATCCGACAGGAATTTCATTACTAAATTTAAAATCGGGTAAGAAACTAAACGTTAATAACGGTAACGCCTTTGGCTTTTCTAACAATGGCAAGCTACTAATATATTGCAGTAAAGAGTCAGCAAACTCATCCAAACTAGAAGTGATTGAAGTAGACAAATCAAAAACAGTGCTTTCAATTAACGGTGTCTTCAATTTTAAATTCAATCCCGAAAAAGACAAAATAATTTTCAACAGAGTGAATGAGGGTAAATCTACCGCTGAAATAATTTCACTTAACACATTGGAGCATAAAACGATTACACCTCCCTCAGAATTTAATTTTCATGGTTTTGAATGGAGTAAAAATGGAAAAGGGATAGTTTTTTTCAAAAAAGTAAATCCAAAAGAAGGAAAACAACAAAACACTATTTTCCTCTATTCAGTAGATACGAATAAAAAAAGTGAATTCAATACGGTTGAGCACCCCGATTTTCCTCCAAATAGTGCCATAGTACCATTCGGAAACTACAAGTTAGCCGTTTCTGATGATTTACAAAGAGTAGTTTTTGCAGTAGATAGTCCACAAAATAATAATACATCACAATCTACTGTTCAAATCTGGGCAGGCAACGCACCTTGGATATTTCCGGAACAACAAGTATGGGATACTAATAATACAGCAAAAATGGCAATTTGGTTTCCACAAAAAAACACCTTCCGTCTTATTAACGATAAGGAATTCCCATGGATTATGTTTACTCCGGATTTTAAACAGGCAATACTTTCAAACAAAAAAATGTATGAACCACAATTTGATGTTGCACTTGGTCCGATGGATTTCTACATAGAAAACCTCGCAACAAAACAACGAGAAATAATGCTAACGAAACAGTCTTCCTATGTCCAAGTAACTCTTCCATCACCTAAAGGGAGATTCATTGCCTATTTCAAAGAATCAAATTGGTGGATATATAATGTCGAAAGTAACACACATTCAAACATAACAGCATCACTAAAATCAGATTTTGAAACTATAAAAAGTGACAGACCAACTGAAAATACCGCACTCGGCTGTCCGGGTTGGACTGCAAACGATAAGTCAATTTTACTCTATGATCGGTTTGATATTTGGGAGATAAATCCAATAAATGGAAACGCAGAAAGATTAACAAAAGGAAAAGAGCAAGAAATTCAATTTCGATTTTCAAAAGAAGACAATGGATTCGATGGCAAAGCAAATTATGATGGCTGGGTTTCCGATGTCGTGAATTTAGAAGGAGATATTTTTTTAAATGCCATATTCAAAAATGGAAGTAAAGGATTATATTCTTGGACAAGAAGTGATAGAGAAAGGAAGTTAACCACTACTTTCAATAAGATAAATCAAATAAAAAGCAATAATAATACAGTAGTTTACAAAGAACAAAGTTACGATTTACCTCCTCAAATAGTGGCAATTAATCCAAACGTAAAAAGAAAAGTAATCGCAAGAAGCAACAAACACCATAGTAATTATCAGTGGCCAAAAGTCAAAGAAATAGAATATGTCAACTCAAAAAATCAGAAATTAAAAGGATTTCTTTACTTTCCGGTAGATTATAAAGCAGAACAAAAATACCCAATGATTGTGCACATCTACGAGAAACAATCATACAAAATGCACAATTATATAGTTCCGGAAACGTATTCTTCAGAAGGGTTCAATGTGATTGATTTTTCAGTAGCAGGATATTTTGTTTTCTTTCCAGACATTACTTACGAAATCGGCAATTTAGGCCATTCAGCGGTAGACTGCACATTAGCCGGAACAAAAGCCGTAATAGATATGGGAATAGTAGATGAAAAAAAAATTGGTCTAATTGGTCATTCTTTCGGTGGGTATGAAACCGATTTTATCATTACTCAAACAGATGTATTTGCAACAGCTGTGGCAGGAGCAGCAGCTACCGATATGAGGTCGTTTTATCTAACGCTCAATTGGCAAACAGGAAAACCGGATATGTGGCGTTTTGAAAACCAACAATGGAGAATGGGCAAATCATATTTCGAAGATAAAATAGGATATGAAAAAAATTCACCGTTAAATCATATCGAAAATATAAAAACGCCGCTTCTATCGTGGGCTGGCAATCAGGATAAACAAGTAGATTGGCGGCAAAGCATCGAATTCTACTTGGCGATGCGTAGATTAAATAAGAAACACATTTTGTTGCTATACGATGGAGAAAGTCACTCCATTACAAACGATAAAAATCAGAAAGATTTAAGTGTAAGAATCAAACAATGGTTTAATCATTTTCTAAAAGACGACCAAACACAGGATTGGATTTTAGATAGCATAAAATAA
- a CDS encoding RagB/SusD family nutrient uptake outer membrane protein — MKTRNTIKNRIKTSIAFALIFISILSCDSFVESELPNNQLTGPAIFKDKITADAAMSNVYASIRNAGLLTGAEFGISNRLGCYADELDFYGNVSNITNEFYNNSLLPLNQGIQVYWNTSYNQIYMANAVFEGVAASNTIPTEDANRLKGEALFTRALMHFYLVNLFGDIPYIATTNYQTNSSVSRKPTPEVYDKIIEDLTTALNLVPENYYGTGRARPNKATVNALLARSYLYMGLWAEAANAASAVLNQTGLYTNEPDMQKVFLKACPETIWQLPPHPEGRNTFEAATFTVLAAPPNSIALTQELVDVFSDNDLRKMFWISSITGNSQTYNFAHKYKQNNPGATSTEYSIVFRLAELYLIRAEARANQGEIISALEDLNHSRQKAGLEELIGLDQQQLLIEIALERRKELFTEFGHRFFDLKRTNTINNTLGASKPGWNNTDQLFPIPENELSANPNLLPQNPGY, encoded by the coding sequence ATGAAAACTAGAAACACAATCAAAAATAGAATCAAAACCTCAATTGCTTTTGCATTAATTTTCATCAGCATACTGTCATGCGATTCGTTTGTAGAATCAGAATTACCGAACAACCAATTAACAGGCCCTGCTATTTTCAAAGACAAAATTACTGCCGATGCGGCAATGAGTAACGTGTATGCATCCATACGAAACGCAGGTCTATTAACAGGGGCAGAATTTGGAATTTCTAACAGACTCGGATGCTATGCAGATGAACTTGATTTTTATGGAAATGTGAGCAATATAACAAATGAATTCTACAACAATTCACTATTACCGTTAAATCAAGGTATTCAGGTGTACTGGAATACTTCATACAATCAAATTTATATGGCAAATGCAGTATTCGAAGGCGTAGCTGCTTCAAACACAATACCCACAGAAGACGCAAATAGACTAAAAGGGGAAGCACTATTTACAAGAGCCTTAATGCATTTCTATCTCGTAAATCTGTTCGGAGACATTCCTTATATCGCAACTACCAACTATCAAACAAATAGCTCCGTAAGCAGAAAACCTACTCCGGAAGTCTACGATAAAATTATAGAAGATTTAACAACAGCTCTAAACCTTGTTCCCGAAAATTATTACGGTACCGGAAGAGCAAGACCAAACAAAGCCACTGTAAATGCACTTTTAGCAAGATCATATCTATACATGGGCTTGTGGGCAGAAGCTGCGAATGCGGCATCAGCGGTTTTAAACCAAACTGGTTTATATACCAATGAACCTGACATGCAAAAAGTTTTTCTAAAAGCGTGTCCGGAAACAATTTGGCAACTTCCCCCTCATCCCGAAGGCAGAAACACATTTGAAGCAGCTACATTCACTGTTTTAGCTGCTCCTCCAAACAGCATTGCTTTAACACAGGAATTGGTAGATGTTTTTTCAGACAATGATTTGCGTAAAATGTTTTGGATTTCTTCAATTACCGGTAATTCCCAAACATACAATTTTGCTCATAAATACAAACAAAATAATCCGGGAGCAACCTCAACAGAGTATTCAATCGTATTTAGATTGGCAGAACTATACCTCATTCGTGCCGAAGCAAGAGCAAATCAAGGCGAAATCATTTCTGCATTAGAAGACCTGAATCATAGTAGACAAAAAGCAGGTCTTGAAGAATTAATCGGCCTAGACCAACAACAACTCCTAATCGAAATTGCATTAGAGCGAAGAAAAGAATTATTTACAGAGTTCGGGCATAGGTTCTTCGACTTAAAACGAACAAACACCATCAACAATACATTAGGAGCAAGTAAACCGGGATGGAATAACACAGACCAATTATTCCCTATTCCGGAAAACGAACTAAGTGCAAACCCTAATTTACTACCTCAAAATCCGGGATATTAA
- a CDS encoding SusC/RagA family TonB-linked outer membrane protein produces the protein MNKFSINQKTNPIKYLCILALTLCTLTTTAQTQQPITGTVSDAQGTLPGVTVLIKGKTTGTLTDENGYFSIAANPSDVLVFSYMGYKTQEITVGNQTALNIQLEEDTTQLKEVILNAGYYSVKDKERTGSIARITAKDIETQPVTNVLATMQGRMAGVNITQETGTPGGGFAIQIRGINSLRAEGNAPLYVIDGVPYSSDPIGFSQTSTLFPSVTNPLNNINPQAIENIEVLKDADATAIYGSRGANGVVLITTKKAKVGKTQFNFSASSGVGKATAFMQLMNTQQYLAMRIKAYENDGITNYPNNAFDVNGTWDQNRYTDWQKELLGGTAEISSFQGSVSGGSEKTQFLLGGNYFQQGTVYPGSFIYKKGGINVSMNHTSLNNKFRITFSANYNIQDNDQPANDLTTDARTLAPNAPALYDEDGNLNWENNTFVNPLRFLNAEHKARTDDLVANTVLTYQILPKLSAKTSIGYTTTKHLETRTTPSTIFNPSLGITSESSSLFVTNTQRKSWIVEPQLNYVAQFAKSQIDILAGATFQSQNTSTLSQMGSGFTSNGLIYDLASASINDIFVNNELIYNYQAFFGRINYKWNDKYILNLTGRRDGSSRFGPGNQFANFGAIGGAWIVSNESFLKNSKIISFGKLRASYGTTGSDQIGDYQFLNTYSSAGTQYQNVVGLQPTRLYNPQFGWETNKKLEASIEIGFLNDRIMLSAAIFKNRSSNQLVGIPIPATTGFTSMQANLNATVENRGYEFTLNTVNISNQNFKWSTDINLSILQNELIEFPNLEASVYSQKYRVGHSLNSVLVYNNTGVNPTTGLYEFEDVNGDGQITFPDDKQKVVSLNPDFFGGINNHIKYKNWSLDFLFQFIKQNNTNISLGAPGRRNFNQPVRFNNSWQQQGDQSAYQMYTSGTNSSVMSAQSLYENSDSMITDASFIRLKNIALSYSIPLNKINTQCKLVVEAQNLLTFTKYKDGDPEFTSAGFLPPLRIINAGVQFQF, from the coding sequence ATGAATAAATTTTCAATAAACCAAAAAACCAACCCCATAAAGTACCTCTGCATCCTCGCACTCACTTTATGCACCCTCACAACAACAGCCCAAACCCAACAACCCATCACCGGAACGGTCTCCGATGCACAAGGGACACTACCCGGTGTAACCGTCCTCATCAAAGGCAAAACCACCGGAACCCTCACCGATGAAAACGGCTACTTTTCCATTGCCGCCAATCCATCAGATGTCCTAGTCTTCTCCTACATGGGCTACAAAACCCAAGAAATAACAGTAGGCAATCAAACAGCTCTAAACATCCAACTCGAAGAAGACACCACCCAACTCAAAGAAGTAATCCTCAATGCCGGCTACTACTCCGTTAAAGACAAAGAACGAACAGGTAGTATCGCCCGCATCACCGCCAAAGACATCGAAACCCAACCGGTCACCAATGTCCTCGCAACCATGCAAGGCAGAATGGCTGGCGTAAATATTACCCAAGAAACAGGAACACCAGGCGGTGGCTTTGCAATCCAAATCAGAGGTATCAATAGCCTACGAGCAGAAGGTAACGCACCACTTTATGTAATCGATGGAGTCCCCTACTCAAGCGACCCAATCGGATTTAGCCAAACCTCAACGTTGTTTCCATCTGTTACAAACCCTTTAAACAACATAAACCCCCAAGCTATTGAAAACATAGAAGTGCTAAAAGATGCCGATGCAACAGCAATCTATGGCTCTAGAGGAGCAAACGGCGTAGTGCTCATTACCACAAAAAAAGCCAAAGTCGGAAAAACACAATTTAACTTCAGTGCATCTAGTGGAGTTGGAAAAGCAACAGCATTCATGCAGTTAATGAACACACAACAGTATCTGGCAATGAGAATAAAGGCCTATGAAAACGACGGTATAACAAACTACCCTAACAATGCATTTGACGTAAACGGTACATGGGATCAAAACCGATATACAGATTGGCAAAAAGAACTACTTGGAGGCACAGCAGAAATTTCATCCTTTCAAGGTTCAGTCTCAGGCGGCTCAGAAAAAACCCAGTTTCTGCTCGGAGGAAACTATTTTCAACAAGGCACAGTATATCCGGGTAGTTTTATCTACAAAAAAGGGGGTATTAATGTCAGCATGAATCATACTTCACTAAACAATAAATTTCGAATAACATTTTCAGCAAACTACAATATACAAGATAACGACCAACCCGCAAACGATCTCACAACAGATGCTCGAACGTTGGCACCAAATGCACCTGCGTTATATGACGAAGACGGAAATTTAAATTGGGAAAATAACACTTTTGTCAATCCGCTAAGATTTCTAAATGCAGAACACAAAGCCAGAACAGATGATTTGGTTGCAAACACAGTACTCACCTATCAAATCTTACCTAAACTAAGTGCCAAAACAAGTATAGGATACACAACAACCAAACACCTCGAAACTAGAACAACTCCTTCAACAATATTCAACCCCTCTTTAGGGATAACAAGTGAAAGTTCATCGCTTTTTGTAACAAACACACAGCGAAAATCGTGGATAGTAGAGCCACAATTAAATTATGTTGCTCAATTTGCTAAAAGTCAAATCGATATTTTAGCAGGAGCAACCTTTCAATCACAAAACACGTCCACGTTGAGCCAAATGGGAAGTGGTTTCACTTCAAACGGGTTAATCTATGACTTGGCTTCCGCATCCATAAATGATATTTTCGTAAACAATGAATTAATTTACAATTACCAAGCCTTTTTTGGAAGAATCAATTACAAATGGAACGACAAGTACATTCTGAATTTAACAGGTCGTAGAGATGGCTCTAGTAGATTCGGTCCGGGTAACCAGTTCGCAAATTTCGGGGCAATTGGTGGAGCGTGGATTGTTAGCAACGAATCATTTCTAAAAAACAGTAAAATAATAAGCTTCGGAAAACTAAGAGCAAGTTATGGCACCACAGGTAGCGACCAAATCGGAGACTACCAATTCCTCAACACCTATTCCTCAGCGGGAACACAATATCAAAACGTCGTAGGTCTTCAGCCCACAAGACTTTACAATCCACAATTCGGATGGGAAACAAATAAAAAACTCGAAGCGTCAATAGAAATCGGTTTTCTAAATGACCGTATAATGCTATCAGCGGCAATTTTCAAAAACAGATCATCAAATCAATTAGTGGGAATCCCAATTCCGGCCACTACGGGATTTACATCGATGCAAGCCAACTTAAATGCAACTGTCGAAAACCGTGGATACGAATTTACGCTCAATACAGTCAACATAAGCAATCAAAATTTCAAATGGTCAACAGACATAAACCTTTCGATACTTCAAAATGAATTAATCGAATTTCCTAATCTGGAAGCCTCAGTTTACAGCCAAAAATACAGAGTGGGTCATTCACTAAATAGTGTATTAGTTTACAACAACACAGGAGTAAATCCAACAACAGGTTTATATGAGTTTGAAGATGTAAATGGCGATGGACAAATCACTTTTCCAGACGATAAACAAAAAGTTGTCAGCTTAAATCCTGATTTTTTTGGCGGAATTAATAATCACATAAAATATAAGAATTGGTCGCTTGATTTTCTATTTCAGTTTATAAAACAAAATAATACCAACATCAGTTTGGGTGCTCCGGGTCGTCGAAATTTTAACCAACCGGTTCGATTTAACAATAGTTGGCAACAACAAGGAGATCAGTCAGCTTATCAGATGTACACTTCGGGAACCAATAGCAGTGTAATGAGTGCACAATCACTCTATGAAAATAGCGATAGTATGATTACGGATGCTTCATTCATTCGGCTAAAAAATATTGCATTGAGTTATAGCATTCCTCTAAACAAAATAAACACACAATGCAAATTAGTTGTAGAAGCTCAAAACCTACTAACATTCACTAAGTACAAAGATGGTGACCCCGAATTTACATCGGCTGGATTTTTACCCCCACTTCGCATCATCAATGCAGGAGTCCAATTTCAATTTTAA